One window of the Rhipicephalus sanguineus isolate Rsan-2018 chromosome 4, BIME_Rsan_1.4, whole genome shotgun sequence genome contains the following:
- the LOC125758330 gene encoding solute carrier family 22 member 16-like, translating to MQVSEEDNRTAVPCHEWDYYIANKADSIVSRFDLVCDRKYLYDLSSLAPIIGSALVAPLLGLVSDRAGRKPVMIACAFAQLFATIGCSFSETYSFFIFTRCLLFVATDVTFLNTFILIHEVTGNAHRTTFTILDTAVPAIIVPPLMHALSLLEPRWVLAQALPVLGGVMLAAWCCLQEESPTWLIATRHIARAEKAVLLAAKENGVDVAKARATFTVIKEQLYKLDDDSPNAATMERVLEAVKTRRRAISALLARFALDATFIGVTISDVTTGIFWEVAHVIAFAGYVASICVCIRRYGVRGLCPVYWSS from the coding sequence ATGCAGGtaagcgaagaagacaacaggacCGCAGTTCCTTGTCATGAGTGGGACTACTACATCGCAAACAAGGCAGACAGCATCGTGAGCCGCTTCGACCTAGTTTGCGACCGAAAGTATCTCTATGACCTGTCCTCGCTCGCGCCTATCATCGGTTCCGCCCTCGTGGCGCCGCTGCTCGGCTTGGTATCAGACCGCGCGGGCAGGAAGCCGGTGATGATAGCATGCGCGTTCGCCCAGCTCTTCGCCACCATCGGATGCAGCTTCTCGGAGACGTACTCGTTCTTCATCTTCACCCGGTGCCTGCTCTTCGTAGCGACCGACGTCACCTTTCTCAACACATTTATCTTGATCCACGAGGTCACTGGAAACGCACACCGCACTACGTTCACTATCCTCGACACTGCAGTACCGGCCATCATAGTCCCTCCGCTGATGCACGCGCTGTCTCTCCTCGAACCGCGCTGGGTGCTGGCCCAGGCGCTCCCCGTCCTTGGAGGCGTCATGCTTGCGGCTTGGTGCTGTCTGCAGGAGGAGTCGCCCACCTGGCTCATCGCCACACGACACATCGCTAGAGCCGAGAAAGCGGTACTGCTGGCAGCCAAGGAAAACGGCGTGGACGTGGCAAAGGCCCGGGCGACATTTACGGTCATCAAGGAACAATTGTACAAGTTGGACGATGATTCCCCCAATGCGGCTACAATGGAGCGCGTATTGGAGGCTGTTAAGACGCGACGTCGCGCAATATCCGCCCTTCTGGCCAGGTTCGCTTTGGACGCCACATTCATCGGCGTCACCATTAGCGACGTGACCACAGGGATTTTCTGGGAGGTGGCACATGTCATCGCGTTTGCGGGCTACGTGGCTTCCATCTGCGTTTGCATACGGC
- the LOC125758331 gene encoding solute carrier family 22 member 16-like has product MSDGSNGVSEEDNRTAVPCHEWDYYIANKADSIVSRFDLVCDRKYLYDLSSLAPIIGSALVAPLLGLVSDRAGRKPVMIACAFAQLFATIGCSFSETYSFFIFTRCLLFVATDVTFLNTFILIHEVTGNAHRTTFTILDTAVPAIIVPPLMHALSLLEPRWVLAQALPVLGGVMLAAWCCLQEESPTWLIATRHIARAEKAVLLAAKENGVDVAKARATFTVIKEQLYKLDDDSPNAATMERVLEAVKTRRRAISALLARFALDATFIGVTISDVTTGIFWEVAHVIAFAGYVASICVCIRRYGVRGTLSSLLVILSGFCVLKTLAIITGQHTLALFVHAGLKVAVSGAMAVTLCYTAETFPTAVRNVGISLAHLAGGVGNVVAIAVILLTEPHAGHVFYALSAFMVLLSVAAIQWLPKVYIQRPPRAGSLASLSVQEQKAALIASLNSGTRGHRHRESKYSVAH; this is encoded by the exons ATGTCCGACGGTTCAAACGGG GtaagcgaagaagacaacaggacCGCAGTTCCTTGTCATGAGTGGGACTACTACATCGCAAACAAGGCAGACAGCATCGTGAGCCGCTTCGACCTAGTTTGCGACCGAAAGTATCTCTATGACCTGTCCTCGCTCGCGCCTATCATCGGTTCCGCCCTCGTGGCGCCGCTGCTCGGCTTGGTATCAGACCGCGCGGGCAGGAAGCCGGTGATGATAGCATGCGCGTTCGCCCAGCTCTTCGCCACCATCGGATGCAGCTTCTCGGAGACGTACTCGTTCTTCATCTTCACCCGGTGCCTGCTCTTCGTAGCGACCGACGTCACCTTTCTCAACACATTTATCTTGATCCACGAGGTCACTGGAAACGCACACCGCACTACGTTCACTATCCTCGACACTGCAGTACCGGCCATCATAGTCCCTCCGCTGATGCACGCGCTGTCTCTCCTCGAACCGCGCTGGGTGCTGGCCCAGGCGCTCCCCGTCCTTGGAGGCGTCATGCTTGCGGCTTGGTGCTGTCTGCAGGAGGAGTCGCCCACCTGGCTCATCGCCACACGACACATCGCTAGAGCCGAGAAAGCGGTACTGCTGGCAGCCAAGGAAAACGGCGTGGACGTGGCAAAGGCCCGGGCGACATTTACGGTCATCAAGGAACAATTGTACAAGTTGGACGATGATTCCCCCAATGCGGCTACAATGGAGCGCGTATTGGAGGCTGTTAAGACGCGACGTCGCGCAATATCCGCCCTTCTGGCCAGGTTCGCTTTGGACGCCACATTCATCGGCGTCACCATTAGCGACGTGACCACAGGGATTTTCTGGGAGGTGGCACATGTCATCGCGTTTGCGGGCTACGTGGCTTCCATCTGCGTTTGCATACGGCGATACGGTGTAAGGGGGACTCTGTCCAGTCTACTGGTCATCCTGAGTGGCTTCTGCGTTCTAAAAACGCTGGCGATCATCACCGGTCAACATACGTTGGCGCTCTTTGTGCACGCAGGTTTGAAAGTGGCCGTGTCCGGCGCAATGGCCGTCACGCTTTGCTACACGGCAGAGACGTTTCCAACGGCTGTGCGGAACGTCGGCATCAGCCTAGCCCACCTCGCCGGGGGCGTGGGCAACGTCGTAGCCATTGCCGTCATACTTCTCACCGAACCACACGCCGGTCATGTGTTTTATGCTCTGTCGGCCTTCATGGTTCTGCTAAGCGTCGCGGCGATACAATGGCTTCCCAAGGTCTATATTCAAAGACCGCCACGGGCGGGATCGCTTGCCTCGTTGAGCGTCCAGGAACAAAAAGCGGCACTCATAGCATCGCTGAACTCTGGGACTCGTGGCCACAGGCACAGGGAAAGCAAATATTCGGTTGCGCATTGA